In Mustelus asterias chromosome 20, sMusAst1.hap1.1, whole genome shotgun sequence, a single genomic region encodes these proteins:
- the LOC144508687 gene encoding uncharacterized protein LOC144508687 isoform X1, whose product MDSCGPCGGAMGPERSAEEEQSVMIWSLEEAVQKQILQIGSSACGATAVLNVLQALRFDIPPDVVDRCVQTRLRKNDAPLAEYLISRSVAGATHQQLIEGAEKASEGRVVGRFFSFYPERCVQLTAWLANWMRKGAVAVVTMNMQVAVPEDKEIPDAWHHQMVFGVDAEKIYMTNPLEIEENSLVKRRLCSESLLLVRRHDVLTRLAGGTDFSIFKLLPNHSLWEQLDVAGQVGWMVSQDAVTGEVSDYVVIPAAYKSGVTLFTLRHLDVTSELLSASELPLLH is encoded by the exons ATGGACTCCTGTGGCCCGTGTGGTGGTGCCATGGGCCCAGAGAGGTCAGCGGAGGAAGAGCAATCAGTGATGATCTGGAGTCTGGAGGAGGCTGTGCAGAAACAGATTCTGCAGATTGGATCGAGTGCGTGTGGTGCGACTGCGGTTCTCAATGTTCTGCAGGCTCTGAGATTTGACATTCCTCCTGATGTTGTGGACAGGTGTGTTCAGACCAGACTGCGGAAGAATGATGCACCTCTGGCTGAATATTTAATATCACGAAGTGTTGCAG GTGCCACCCACCAGCAGCTGATTGAGGGAGCGGAAAAGGCTAGTGAAGGGAGGGTCGTAGGGAGGTTTTTCAGTTTCTACCCTGAGCGCTGTGTGCAATTGACAGCTTGGCTGGCAAACTGGATGAGGAAAGGAGCTGTCGCTGTAGTGACCATGAACATGCAGGTAGCAGTGCCGGAGGACAAGGAGATCCCAGATGCTTGGCACCATCAGATGGTCTTCGGAGTGGACGCTGAAAAGATTTACATGACCAATCCCTTAGAAATAG AGGAAAACAGCCTTGTGAAGCGACGCCTCTGCAGCGAGTCGCTTCTACTGGTCCGCCGACACGATGTCCTCACTCGGCTGGCGGGAGGCACTGATTTCTCCATCTTCAAACTGCTCCCaaaccattccctgtgggagcagCTGGATGTTGCGG GTCAGGTTGGTTGGATGGTTTCTCAGGATGCTGTTACTGGTGAAGTTTCTGATTACGTGGTCATCCCAGCTGCCTACAAGTCAGGGGTCACGCTCTTTACCCTGAGACACTTAGATGTGACGAGTGAGCTTTTATCAGCCTCCGAGCTGCCTTTATTACACTGA
- the LOC144508687 gene encoding uncharacterized protein LOC144508687 isoform X4 produces the protein MFRKVSGRSLYWTCDQEYGATHQQLIEGAEKASEGRVVGRFFSFYPERCVQLTAWLANWMRKGAVAVVTMNMQVAVPEDKEIPDAWHHQMVFGVDAEKIYMTNPLEIEENSLVKRRLCSESLLLVRRHDVLTRLAGGTDFSIFKLLPNHSLWEQLDVAGQVGWMVSQDAVTGEVSDYVVIPAAYKSGVTLFTLRHLDVTSELLSASELPLLH, from the exons ATGTTCAGGAAGGTTTCGGGACGGTCACTGTACTGGACATGTGATCAGGAATACG GTGCCACCCACCAGCAGCTGATTGAGGGAGCGGAAAAGGCTAGTGAAGGGAGGGTCGTAGGGAGGTTTTTCAGTTTCTACCCTGAGCGCTGTGTGCAATTGACAGCTTGGCTGGCAAACTGGATGAGGAAAGGAGCTGTCGCTGTAGTGACCATGAACATGCAGGTAGCAGTGCCGGAGGACAAGGAGATCCCAGATGCTTGGCACCATCAGATGGTCTTCGGAGTGGACGCTGAAAAGATTTACATGACCAATCCCTTAGAAATAG AGGAAAACAGCCTTGTGAAGCGACGCCTCTGCAGCGAGTCGCTTCTACTGGTCCGCCGACACGATGTCCTCACTCGGCTGGCGGGAGGCACTGATTTCTCCATCTTCAAACTGCTCCCaaaccattccctgtgggagcagCTGGATGTTGCGG GTCAGGTTGGTTGGATGGTTTCTCAGGATGCTGTTACTGGTGAAGTTTCTGATTACGTGGTCATCCCAGCTGCCTACAAGTCAGGGGTCACGCTCTTTACCCTGAGACACTTAGATGTGACGAGTGAGCTTTTATCAGCCTCCGAGCTGCCTTTATTACACTGA